The following are encoded together in the Salvia hispanica cultivar TCC Black 2014 chromosome 6, UniMelb_Shisp_WGS_1.0, whole genome shotgun sequence genome:
- the LOC125197375 gene encoding uncharacterized protein LOC125197375, whose amino-acid sequence MATSKAIEAQSKTAEIHRGPAACKEKFLELLENFSVPRCLFQMADIEAAELEEFGFNRSTGFFWLRQKAKTECKIHKIGTIYFDVEVAGFIEQHRMWKLTGVKGKEMMVTLPLCEILVGYPSADKVKCLSTAGVYRVRLIADFLNTK is encoded by the coding sequence atggcaACATCTAAAGCGATCGAAGCTCAGAGCAAGACAGCCGAGATCCACCGCGGTCCGGCTGCCTGCAAAGAGAAGTTTCTAGAACTTCTCGAGAATTTCTCAGTGCCTCGATGTCTGTTTCAGATGGCCGACATCGAGGCAGCAGAGTTGGAAGAGTTTGGTTTCAACCGGTCCACCGGCTTCTTCTGGCTTAGGCAGAAGGCCAAAACCGAATGTAAGATACACAAGATTGGGACGATTTATTTCGACGTGGAGGTAGCGGGTTTCATCGAACAACATCGTATGTGGAAGCTCACCGGAGTGAAAGGGAAGGAGATGATGGTTACACTTCCACTTTGTGAGATTTTGGTTGGATATCCCTCCGCGGATAAGGTCAAATGCCTCTCCACGGCCGGTGTCTACCGCGTCCGCCTCATCGCGGACTTTCTCAATACTAAATAG
- the LOC125195448 gene encoding uncharacterized protein LOC125195448, whose product MATEKMIATHGKGAEIHRGPICGEKLNGMLDEFSIPRCLYLGIEQIQEFGFNRTTGFYWIKQEKKTERKVDKVGTTYFDTQLTAFIAPRRVSKMTGVKGKEIFLSLAVAEILVGVPESDKVKFVSTTGIYRVHYVAAFEPTVVGIKTK is encoded by the coding sequence ATGGCCACAGAAAAGATGATTGCAACTCATGGCAAGGGAGCAGAGATCCACCGTGGACCGATCTGCGGAGAGAAGCTAAACGGAATGTTGGACGAATTCTCTATTCCGAGATGCTTGTACCTCGGGATAGAACAAATCCAGGAGTTCGGGTTCAACCGCACCACAGGCTTCTACTGGATAAAGCAGGAGAAGAAAACGGAACGCAAGGTGGATAAGGTCGGGACTACGTACTTCGACACGCAACTAACCGCATTCATCGCGCCACGTCGCGTGTCGAAGATGACGGGAGTGAAGGGCAAGGAAATCTTCCTCTCACTCGCAGTTGCTGAAATTCTTGTGGGAGTCCCGGAAAGTGATAAAGTTAAGTTTGTTAGTACTACCGGTATTTACCGAGTCCACTATGTCGCGGCCTTTGAACCTACTGTTGTCggaatcaagacaaaatag
- the LOC125194497 gene encoding mannosyl-oligosaccharide 1,2-alpha-mannosidase MNS3 encodes MSKSLPYSMKDVHYDNAKFRQRSLFKVITQNMISSHVKRECTNCSTGKFLLILMIFGVAYLMLTHTSSTPASIGVEKHVGTEEGHSFFTDGSGRFRRFWRKAPRFPPQLSPDEIAARNKSIHSPGKIDSGPDWVARQQRVKEAFIHAWSGYRHYAMGFDELMPVSKRGVDGLGGLGATVVDALDTAMIMGVDDVVDEAGTWIEKHLSQRIDKKGQVNLFETTIRVLGGLLSAYHLSGGEHGDNASAKGPKPAVYLDTAKDLADRLLIAFTSSPTAIPYSDVILRDRSAHPAPDGLSSTAEVSTVQLEFNYLSFLTGDPKYSLESMKVLEHMKTLPKVKGLVPIYINPQTGDFSGDNIRLGSRGDSYYEYLIKVWLQNPGSNVTYLHEMYKESVQGVKELLVKKSVPNGLVFVGELPYGPKGSFSTKMDHLVCFLPGTLALGATKGLTKDKAMEENLLTLEDLENLKLAEDLAQTCYEMYSVTATGLAPEIAYFNIEGHKEDGPGGGNNHSKYIDDIVIKYADRHNLLRPETVESLFVLFRITGDPKYREWGWDIFEAFEKHTKIDSGGYTSLDDVTVVPPHKRDKMETFFLGETLKYLYLLFSSSDVIPLDEYVFNTEAHPLPIQGHARRK; translated from the exons ATGTCGAAATCGCTACCCTATTCAATGAAAGATGTCCATTACGACAATGCCAAGTTTCGCCAGCGATCCCTCTTCAAG GTGATCACACAAAATATGATAAGCAGTCATGTTAAACGCGAATGCACGAATTGCAGTACGGGAAAGTTTCTTTtgatattgatgatttttggTGTGGCCTATCTCATGCTCACACACACAAGCAGCACTCCCGCGTCGATTGGTGTAGAGAAACATGTTGGCACGGAGGAAGGGCACAGTTTCTTCACGGATGGGAGTGGTAGGTTTCGTAGATTTTGGAGAAAGGCACCGAGGTTCCCTCCTCAGTTATCACCGGACGAAATAGCTGCTAGGAATAAATCGATTCATAGCCCTGGCAAGATAGATTCTGGACCTGATTGGGTGGCTAGGCAACAAAGGGTCAAAGAGGCGTTTATCCACGCGTGGTCTGGCTATCGGCACTATGCAATGGGATTTGATGAACTTATGCCTGTGAGCAAAAGAGGAGTCGATGGCTTAGGAGGTCTAGGAGCCACTGTGGTGGATGCTCTTGACACAGCCATGATAATGGGAGTTGATGACGTTGTTGATGAAGCAGGTACTTGGATTGAGAAACATCTTTCCCAGAGGATCGACAAGAAAGGCCAAGTGAATTTGTTTGAAACGACCATACGCGTTTTGGGTGGTCTTTTGAGTGCTTATCATTTAAGTGGGGGCGAACATGGTGATAACGCCTCAGCAAAAGGACCTAAGCCAGCTGTCTATCTCGATACCGCTAAGGATTTGGCTGACCGTCTGTTAATTGCTTTCACATCGAGCCCAACTGCTATTCCCTATAGTGACGTTATTCTTCGTGACCGTTCTGCGCATCCAGCTCCTGATGGTTTAAGTAGCACAGCGGAAGTTTCTACCGTCCAGCTTGAGTTcaattatttgagttttttgACTGGTGACCCGAAGTACTCTTTGGAGTCTATGAAGGTTTTGGAACACATGAAAACCTTGCCGAAGGTCAAAGGGCTGGTTCCTATCTACATAAA CCCTCAGACTGGAGACTTCAGTGGGGATAATATTAGACTTGGATCACGCGGCGATAGCTACTATGAGTACCTCATCAAAGTGTGGCTTCAGAACCCTGGGAGTAACGTGACATATTTGCACGAGATGTACAAAGAATCAGTGCAAGGTGTCAAAGAACTTCTAGTTAAGAAATCAGTGCCCAATGGGTTGGTTTTCGTAGGTGAATTGCCTTATGGCCCTAAAGGTAGCTTCAGCACCAAAATGGATCATCTG GTATGTTTCCTCCCTGGGACTCTTGCTCTTGGTGCCACGAAGGGTCTTACAAAGGACAAGGCCATGGAAGAAAACTTGCTCACTCTCGAGGATCTGGAAAATTTGAAGCTTGCTGAGGATTTGGCTCAGACATGCTATGAGATGTATTCTGTAACCGCCACTGGTCTTGCCCCAGAAATAGCATACTTCAATATAGAG GGACACAAGGAAGATGGTCCTGGTGGTGGAAATAACCATTCCAAGTATATAGATGACATAGTTATAAAATATGCTGACCGTCACAATCTCTTGCGCCCTGAAACCGTTGAGTCACTGTTTGTCTTGTTCCGAATCACAGGAGATCCCAA ATATCGTGAGTGGGGTTGGGACATTTTTGAGGCGTTTGAGAAGCATACGAAAATTGATTCTGGAGGTTACACCTCTCTTGATGATGTTACTGTGGTTCCCCCACACAAAAGAGACAAGATGGAGACCTTTTTTCTAGGCGAAACACTTAAATACCTGTATTTACTGTTCAGTAGCAGCGATGTGATTCCATTGGATGAGTACGTGTTTAACACAGAAGCCCATCCGTTACCTATTCAAGGCCATGccagaagaaaatga